In the Rhinoderma darwinii isolate aRhiDar2 chromosome 13, aRhiDar2.hap1, whole genome shotgun sequence genome, one interval contains:
- the METTL2A gene encoding tRNA N(3)-cytidine methyltransferase METTL2A, which translates to MFSSLARLRSNHFRFLCWRGADSDWLALYWSRLLSAADWSFTRAFFVSVVTGGTIGSGMDAKRPQFGNRHLKDPSQVFQHNAWDNVQWSEEQESAAHKKVLENSSQPLPPEQQEEYEKKASNYWDDFYTVHENRFFKDRQWLFTEFPELSSGKKNLSDIDGEQRPDSALGRADGSKNYPGSSATYRILEVGCGVGNTVFPILQTNNDPGLFVYCCDFSNTAVEIVKNSPDYDPSRCFAFVHDLSDDGSSYPIPEECLDAIVLIFVLSSILPSKMQDAITRLSKLLKPGGCILLRDYGRYDLAQLRFKKGRCLSENFYVRGDGTRVYFFTQDELGTFFTTAGLEKVQNTVDRRLQVNRGKQLTMYRVWIQCKYRKPYTSQTQHEDHITS; encoded by the exons ATGTTTTCCTCGCTCGCGCGTCTACGCTCCAACCACTTCCGCTTCCTGTGTTGGCGTGGTGCGGATTCTGATTGGCTTGCACTTTATTGGTCCCGCCTcttgtccgcagctgattggtcCTTCACTAGAGCGTTCTTCGTCTCCGTGGTAACCGGTGGTACTATCGGTTCCGGCATGGACGCGAAAAGGCCGCAGTTTGGTAATCGGCATCTGAAAGATCCGAGTCAGGTGTTCCAGCACAATGCCTG ggACAATGTACAGTGGTCTGAGGAGCAAGAATCAGCGGCTCATAAGAAAGTCCTTGAAAATAGTTCTCAGCCGCTTCCACCGGAGCAGCAAG AGGAATATGAGAAAAAAGCCAGCAACTACTGGGATGACTTCTACACCGTCCATGAAAACAGATTCTTTAAGGACCGGCAATGGCTTTTTACAGAGTTCCCTGAACTGTCCTCCGGCAAAAAGAATCTGTCCGATATAGATGGAGAACAGAGACCAGACTCAGCGTTGGGCAGGGCTGATGGGAGTAAGAACTATCCTGGATCTTCTGCCACTTACCGCATATTAGAG GTGGGCTGCGGCGTAGGAAATACGGTCTTTCCGATTTTGCAGACAAATAA TGACCCCGGATTGTTTGTATATTGCTGTGATTTTTCTAACACTGCAGTGGAGATTGTAAAG AATAGCCCCGATTATGACCCATCACGATGCTTTGCCTTTGTCCACGACCTCTCAGACGACGGCTCCTCTTATCCTATTCCCGAGGAGTGCTTGGATGCCATCGTCCTTATCTTTGTTCTTTCTTCCATCCTTCCAAGCAA GATGCAAGATGCTATAACACGTCTTAGCAAGCTGCTGAAGCCTGGTGGTTGCATCCTCTTGCGGGACTATGGCCGGTATGACTTGGCTCAACTACGCTTTAAAAAAG GGCGATGTCTTTCTGAAAACTTTTATGTCCGAGGAGATGGGACCAGAGTCTACTTCTTTACACAAG ATGAGCTTGGAACTTTTTTTACTACTGCCGGCTTGGAGAAAGTGCAAAATACAGTGGATCGCAGGCTTCAAGTAAACCGCGGCAAACAGCTAACCATGTACCGTGTGTGGATTCAATGTAAGTACCGCAAGCCCTATACCTCTCAAACCCAACATGAAGACCACATCACATCGTGA